One window of the Cryptococcus gattii WM276 chromosome E, complete sequence genome contains the following:
- a CDS encoding uncharacterized protein (Similar to TIGR gene model, INSD accession AAW43640.1) translates to MFVIKATLKDETRRLTFDTNHFPRYYEVQQKLRTIFNLPSTCHPFWVNVLLFPDDSRDARIMFKKHVCDAEEYESAQAPFLHTIGISPALKFTILLTSDPRLDAIHGYHRANKLLSSANHLNARLVNLEERLAEETALLSSLKDKADERVKDGDELANTFWTCRADEKRACIEELHKAIDTCKAQLQSLNEQLDGGLPESYAHQTLRDYADFENREEAVRAQQTEDELSAWRTSQEMDPTPFPPLESIIHNATWGQQPRGWPYHHPGMHHRGMPHPPLFGPNRFPVPPHPAMFPSPFPPSPPHAPPPPGHMHTHGRGGHHHERRLRSVLDSVSELLNPNNPNGFVPAQEIKSMLDGFLANLSNQLASTFEGSTRVVGPADDEPRVPGAFVQTQSAQSAQSDAQIQTQPESSPETSITPANKLGKGGFRHRHIWCDGCENEIRGMRYKCEHCPDYDLCGSCLPLLNTSALHPTSHTFKAMLHRDLKDRINLSDGTESSVHNATCDVCQLRIAGVRWKCLNCPDWDACTSCAPGLDRSHPGHSFVKLYRSSDYVVSAALEEREAIVHPHVTCDGCNTRICGTRYKCMHPSCPDYDLCENCEAAPNAIAIHPNNHPMLKIKTPLRVNFKSSYSQKSRSGVQVHDSLTGELSVKPSHHAHAHSHGQGQGHRHHHHRNKEEKAATATVTAHGDVFGKRKGGGWCQHKETSPSPALAKYVSEIFIPANDVFQEEEVKEGKGKGKEKEMESSPETPRAENKFVLPPCAAATTAEGAPTSTTVSVEDESIPISTAKEPVGPLDIFSFVRHVTITPGTSLPAGTVFTKIWKYKHFASGSEYPFSTVRLVRQTDTDTETDTKTEDDRSSLGIQIQGPEVKMEVKVDDVKEGEEGEVRIEGLKVPDRKGKEVCESWRFVDENGVQYGQPFRLRITVSEDLVQSKNLSASSSLLMMPVSDDNNNAATSGSSGYVSAYSRDGKLVDGEAAAAGGGGEAVPCGIFIYHFAQQAKSEGSPASVTPSALSTSLSSYASPYSGVTSLPFTGTADDDDDNLSVISYNSFVDVDGVRTNTSASSSSLVGAPREEEQQGEEVEVESDDDYEVVEGSEEDDVTAGDL, encoded by the exons ATGTTCGTCATAAAGGCGACGCTGAAGGACGAGACAAGACGTCTCACCTTTGACACAAACCACTTTCCACGATACTATGAAGTCCAGCAAAAG CTGAGAACCATCTTCAATCTCCCGTCCACATGCCACCCCTTCTGGGTCAATGTCCTCCTCTTCCCGGATGATTCTCGGGATGCCAGGATAATGTTCAAAAAGCATGTCTGCGATGCCGAAGA ATATGAATCCGCTCAAGCACCCTTTTTGCACACGATCGGCATCTCGCCAGCTCTAAAGTTTACAATCTTGCTTACATCCGACCCAAGACTTGACGCTATCCACGGCTACCACCGCGCAAACAAGCTTCTTTCGTCTGCTAATCACCTCAACGCGCGTTTGGTCAATCTCGAGGAACGACTTGCCGAGGAAACTGCTCTCCTCAGCTCGCTCAAGGACAAGGCGGACGAGCGTGTCAAGGACGGTGACGAGCTTGCCAATACCTTTTGGACTTGCCGTGCGGATGAAAAACGTGCGTGTATCGAAGAGCTCCACAAAGCGATAGACACTTGTAAAGCGCAGCTTCAATCGCTCAACGAGCAGCTTGACGGTGGTCTCCCCGAAAGCTACGCACACCAGACCTTGCGCGACTACGCCGACTTTGAAAACAGAGAGGAAGCCGTACGAGCTCAACAAACAGAAGACGAACTTTCCGCTTGGAGAACCTCTCAGGAAATGGACCCTACACCGTTTCCTCCCTTGGAGTCCATCATCCATAACGCTACCTGGGGCCAGCAGCCTCGTGGATGGCCGTACCACCACCCCGGCATGCATCATCGAGGTATGCCTCATCCCCCTCTGTTCGGTCCTAACCGATTCCCCGTTCCTCCTCACCCCGCCATGTTCCCCTCGCCTTTCCCTCCATCCCCTCCTCATGCACCGCCCCCTCCAGGCCATATGCACACCCACGGGAGAGGCGGCCATCACCACGAAAGAAGGTTGAGGAGTGTACTCGACAGCGTTTCGGAACTGCTCAATCCCAATAATCCCAATGGATTCGTCCCCGCCCAGGAGATCAAGTCTATGCTTGACGGATTCTTGGCCAACCTCTCGAATCAGCTGGCTAGTACTTTTGAAGGCTCGACTCGGGTAGTTGGTCCGGCTGACGATGAGCCTCGTGTTCCTGGTGCATTCGTCCAGACCCAGTCTGCTCAATCAGCACAGTCTGACGCACAGATCCAGACCCAGCCAGAGTCGTCGCCAGAGACGTCTATAACCCCAGCAAACAAGCTCGGCAAAGGCGGATTCCGCCACCGCCACATTTGGTGCGACGGGTGCGAAAATGAAATCCGAGGTATGCGGTACAAATGCGAACACTGCCCCGACTATGATCTCTGTGGCTCTTGCCTCCCCCTCCTCAATACCTCTGCCCTCCACCCGACGTCGCACACGTTTAAAGCCATGCTCCACCGTGACTTGAAAGACCGCATCAACCTCTCCGACGGCACCGAGTCAAGTGTCCACAACGCGACGTGTGATGTATGCCAGCTGCGTATCGCAGGCGTACGTTGGAAATGCCTCAATTGTCCCGATTGGGACGCGTGCACTTCCTGCGCCCCCGGTCTTGATCGCTCCCACCCAGGACACAGTTTTGTCAAGCTTTATAGGTCGAGTGATTATGTGGTGAGCGCAGCTttggaggagagggaagcGATTGTTCATCCTCATGTAACATGTGACG GCTGCAACACGCGAATCTGCGGTACACGATACAAGTGTATGCACCCTTCATGCCCCGACTACGACCTATGCGAAAACTGCGAGGCGGCGCCAAACGCTATCGCTATCCACCCAAACAACCACCCGATGCTCAAGATCAAGACACCGCTTCGGGTTAATTTCAAGTCGTCGTACTCGCAGAAATCCCGATCTGGTGTCCAGGTGCATGATAGTTTGACTGGCGAGTTGTCTGTCAAGCCCTCCCACCACGCCCACGCCCACAGTCACGGTCAAGGTCAAGGTCAtcgccaccaccaccaccgaAATAAAGAGGAAAAGGCGGCGACGGCGACGGTGACGGCGCATGGTGATGTATttgggaagagaaaaggTGGTGGTTGGTGCCAACACAAGGAAACGTCGCCGTCGCCTGCGTTGGCAAAGTATGTCAGCGAGATTTTCATCCCTGCAAATGACGTCTTccaggaggaagaagtgaaggaggggaaagggaaagggaaagaaaaggaaatggagaGTTCGCCAGAGACGCCGAGGGCGGAAAACAAGTTTGTCTTGCCTCCTTGTGCTGCCGCCACCACTGCCGAGGGAGCACCAACCTCGACTACCGTTTCTGTCGAGGACGAGAGTATCCCTATCTCCACCGCCAAGGAACCTGTTGGTCCCCTCGACATCTTTTCATTCGTGCGACACGTGACGATTACCCCTGGGACGAGTCTGCCCGCCGGCACGGTCTTTACCAAGATTTGGAAGTACAAGCATTTTGCCTCGGGTAGCGAGTACCCTTTCTCCACTGTCCGACTTGTGCGCCAAACCGACACCGACACCGAGACGGACACCAAGACCGAGGACGATAGAAGCAGCCTCGGTATCCAGATCCAGGGCCCAGAGGTCAAGATGGAGGTAAAAGTCGATGATGTCAAGGAGGGTGAGGAAGGTGAAGTAAGGATTGAGGGATTAAAAGTTCCTGACAGGAAAGGCAAAGAGGTTTGCGAGTCGTGGAGATTTGTCGATGAAAACGGCGTTCAGTACGGCCAGCCATTCCGTCTTAG GATTACTGTGAGCGAAGATTTGGTTCAAAGCAAGAATTTGAGCGCTTCTTCGAGCTTGTTGATGATGCCTGTATCTGACGACAACAATAATGCTGCTACCTCTGGCTCATCGGGCTACGTTTCCGCTTATTCCAGAGACGGTAAGCTGGTTGACGGTgaagctgctgctgctggcggtggtggtgaagCTGTACCTTGCGGTATTTTTATCTACCACTTTGCCCAGCAGGCAAAGTCAGAGGGATCGCCCGCTTCTGTCACGCCTTCTGCCTTATCCAcctccctttcttcttATGCGTCCCCTTATTCTGGCGTCACTTCCCTTCCTTTCACAGGTACTGCcgatgacgatgacgatAATCTGTCCGTCATCTCGTACAACTCGTTTGTCGATGTAGACGGTGTCAGGACGAACACAAGCGCGtcgtcttcctccctcGTCGGGGCTCCTCGGGAAGAGGAACAACAAGGTGAAGAGGTCGAAGTTGAGAGTGACGATGACTATGAGGTTGTTGAGGGTagcgaagaagatgacgTGACTGCCGGTGACCTTTGA